In Callospermophilus lateralis isolate mCalLat2 chromosome 19, mCalLat2.hap1, whole genome shotgun sequence, the following are encoded in one genomic region:
- the LOC143385410 gene encoding mesothelin-like protein, whose translation MAFLAPEARPCHTLLLVQDLPPRDTSARMTRAHCRSAVSPRVGTLASLGLTLFLSLTAHCSRYQVKGFPQGEPDIAGADHWARVKTSLLQDFWCQPASQLPQEHLSALIRCLATQRVSLKAWQLSCLANLATWRGLQGDFRLHPPDLLLFYNLSQVREADCRAFTHRAAQGNTELLANLPDQRVTLRHTALACLGAPHLQLSASDLELLGVLVCDMQASSIVTSDPHVLQNLLRCPRLTAAQSVALNSLLASGRTQLGPPSSWNLKGLQALGSLTTYISPHVWAQVPEAVGLDFFHRVVAACRAGQLSQHDARHFVTNFLESKANLASWRPKRGAGWPCTNGNITAATLRDNLFLVHYDCAQLQSCLGGPVLRANLDPLLQHPLPAECQRVIKAKLAQVYPQGIPEDQLRLITSLVYLFSRTEIGQWNITSKDTVVALLASDVALENQTEAVLQKFLDQNGTVTSALLVAIGGSRLCWMSPQQIQTIQPSEFRLAGVLDISSCPQSQKDVLFAKAREAFHNTRSTADYYRFMRPYLGGAPVEELQHLAQANVSMDIDTFTNLNPRVLQSLSVSNVTTLLGQNVGDLQKARSHPTVSSWLRSLSSLARDQLGLDASHPGPSPSYAASRPPSITHPTLHLAFTSGLPENNTSAPIAGSPPVHLGFLPLSVALPSGLLWLLLRRTSLSPVGTAHGAPGPWPVQTVLPQGDQAHRHHMQETGGC comes from the exons ATGGCCTTCTTGGCGCCTGAGGCCCGCCCCTGCCACACTCTCTTGCTAGTCCAGGACCTGCCCCCTCGGGACACCTCAGCCAGGATGACCAGGGCTCACTGCCGCTCAGCCGTGAGCCCCAGAGTGG GTACCCTGGCGAGTCTGGGCCTCACCCTCTTCCTGTCTCTTACTGCCCACTGCTCCCGTTACCAGGTCAAGGGCTTCCCCCAGGGAGAGCCGGACATTGCTGGGGCTGACCATTGGGCCAG GGTCAAAACCTCCCTCCTGCAAGACTTTTggtgccagccagccagccagctgcCTCAGGAGCATCTCTCGGCTCTGATCAGGTGCCTGGCCACCCAGCGGGTATCACTCAAAGCCTGGCAG CTCAGCTGCTTGGCCAACCTTGCCACGTGGCGCGGCCTTCAGGGTGACTTCAGGCTCCACCCGCCTGACCTCCTGCTCTTTTACAA CCTGAGCCAGGTAAGGGAAGCTGACTGCCGGGCCTTCACCCACCGTGCTGCCCAGGGGAACACAGAGCTGCTGGCCAACCTGCCTGACCAGAGGGTGACCCTGAGACACACAGCCCTGGCCTGCTTG GGGGCGCCTCACCTGCAGCTCAGTGCCTCAGACCTGGAGCTCCTCGGGGTCCTGGTGTGTGACATGCAGGCATCCAGCATCGTGACCTCAGACCCTCATGTGCTGCAGAACCTGCTGCGCTGTCCCCGGCTGACTGCTGCCCAGAGTGTTGCCCTCAACAGCCTGCTGGCCAGTGGGAGGACCCAGCTTGG GCCTCCCAGCTCCTGGAACCTGAAGGGGCTACAGGCCCTGGGATCCCTGACCACCTACATCAGCCCCCatgtgtgggcacaggtaccagaG GCTGTGGGCCTGGACTTCTTCCACAGAGTGGTGGCTGCCTGCCGGGCAGGACAGCTCAGCCAGCATGATGCCAGGCACTTCGtgaccaacttcctggaatccaaGGCTAACTTGGCATCCTGGAGGCCCAAGCGGGGTGCAGGTTG GCCCTGTACCAATGGCAACATCACAGCGGCCACGCTGCGTGACAACCTGTTCCTGGTGCACTATGACTGCGCCCAGCTCCAGTCGTGCCTGGGAGGCCCCGTGCTCAGGGCCAACCTGGACCCCCTGCTGCAGCACCCCCTGCCTGCTGAGTGCCAGCGCGTCATCAAGGCCAAGCTGGCCCAG GTCTACCCACAGGGCATCCCTGAGGACCAGCTGCGCCTCATCACCTCGCTGGTCTACCTCTTCTCACGCACTGAGATAGGCCAGTGGAACATCACATCCAAAGACACGGTTGTGGCCCTACTGGCCTCGGATGTGGCTCTGGAGAACCAGACAGAG GCAGTCCTGCAGAAGTTCCTGGACCAGAATGGTACGGTCACCAGtgcccttctggtggccatcggggGCTCCCGCCTCTGCTGGATGAGCCCCCAGCAGATCCAGACCATACAGCCCTCAGAATTCCG GCTGGCTGGGGTCCTGGACATCTCCTCCTGCCCTCAGAGCCAGAAGGACGTGCTCTTTGCCAAGGCTCGTGAGGCCTTCCACAACACCAGGTCCACGGCTGACTACTACCGCTTCATGCGCCCCTACCTGG GTGGTGCCCCGGTGGAGGAGCTGCAGCACCTGGCCCAGGCCAATGTCTCCATGGACATCGACACCTTCACCAACCTCAACCCACGAGTGCTCCAG AGCCTGAGTGTCAGCAACGTGACCACCCTGCTGGGGCAGAATGTGGGGGACCTGCAGAAGGCCCGCAGCCACCCCACGGTCAGCTCCTGGCTGCGGAGCCTCAGCAGCTTGGCCCGggatcagctgggcctggacgctTCCCACCCTGGGCCCAGCCCTTCCTATGCAGCCAGCAGGCCCCCCAGCATCACCCACCCCACACTCCACTTGGCCTTCACCTCAGGCCTGCCTGAGAACAACACCTCGGCCCCCATTGCAG GAAGCCCCCCAGTCCACCTGGGTTTTTTGCCGCTCTCTGTGGCCCTGCCTTCTGGCCTTCTGTGGCTGCTACTGCGTCGCACATCTCTGAGCCCAGTGGGGACTGCTCATGGAGCACCAGGACCCTGGCCAGTGCAGACAGTGCTGCCCCAGGGTGACCAGGCCCACAGGCACCACATGCAGGAAACAGGGGGCTGCTAG
- the LOC143385411 gene encoding LOW QUALITY PROTEIN: mesothelin-like (The sequence of the model RefSeq protein was modified relative to this genomic sequence to represent the inferred CDS: deleted 1 base in 1 codon) yields MVSCLAGRLSQHLIPKDLDAFSLDMAPFLNPAPTPGSQACARLFSHITKANVFPRRTSERRRLLLAALACQGVRGSRVLKEDVKALGALACDLPGRFVVHSAPVLLPRLAGCPGPLDQGQQEAARVVLQGGGPPYGPPSRWSVSTLDALQGLLAVLDQPIIQDIPKDVLAAWLLRHSRGPSWWRPELPATLMRLRRDTQERACPQKQKPCPPGRKPQVVDENLIFYEEWELEACVDGALLSTHMDLVNAIPFTYQQIHTLKCRLDQTYPQGYPESLVQRLGYFFRYLSPEDIHKWNLTSLETVKALLNVSKGQKMDKQVTALIARYVLGGGKLDQDTMGSLAGFHPSYLCFLSAEQLHSVPSRVMWAIRPQDLDSCGPRQLHVLYSKACVTFRNISQPEYLGRIRAFLGGAPMEDLRTLILQNMTIDMATFKKLQVEAVVGLTVSEVQKLLGPYVRDLKAEEEDSPVQDWISQQRQEDLDRLGLGLQGGIPNGYLVLDLRSREAFSGACPLRGPGLLLASIPAVLLALTLS; encoded by the exons ATGGTCAG CTGCCTGGCAGGTCGCCTTTCCCAGCACCTCATCCCCAAGGACCTGGATGCTTTC TCACTGGACATGGCGCCCTTCCTCAA TCCAGCGCCAACCCCGGGGTCCCAGGCCTGTGCACGCCTCTTCTCCCACATCACCAAGGCCAACGTGTTCCCACGGAGAACTTCGGAGCGGCGGCGGCTGCTGCTTGCAGCCCTAGCCTGCCAG GGCGTGCGCGGCTCCCGAGTGCTCAAGGAGGACGTGAAGGCTCTGGGAGCCCTGGCCTGTGACCTGCCTGGGCGCTTCGTGGTGCACTCAGCTCCAGTCCTCCTCCCCCGGCTGGCAGGCTGCCCAGGGCCCCTGGACCAGGGCCAGCAGGAGGCAGCCAGAGTGGTTCTGCAAGGCGGAGGACCCCCCTACGG GCCCCCGTCGAGGTGGTCAGTCTCAACGCTGGACGCTCTGCAGGGCCTGCTAGCCGTGTTGGACCAGCCCATCATCCAGGACATCCCCAAG GATGTCCTGGCTGCTTGGCTGCTGCGCCACTCCAGGGGCCCATCCTGGTGGAGGCCAGAGCTTCCTGCCACCCTCATGAGGCTCCGGCGGGACACACAGG AGAGGGCCTGCCCCCAGAAGCAGAAGCCCTGCCCCCCCGGCCGGAAGCCCCAGGTGGTGGATGAAAACCTCATCTTCTATGAAGAGTGGGAACTGGAGGCCTGTGTGGACGGTGCCCTGCTGTCTACCCACATGGACCTTGTGAATGCGATCCCCTTCACCTACCAGCAGATCCACACCCTCAAGTGCAGGCTAGACCAG ACCTACCCACAAGGCTACCCTGAGTCCCTGGTCCAGCGCCTGGGCTACTTCTTCCGCTACCTCAGCCCCGAGGACATCCACAAGTGGAACCTGACCTCCCTGGAGACTGTGAAAGCCCTACTCAATGTCAGCAAAGGGCAAAAAATGGACAAGCAG GTGACTGCCCTGATTGCCCGCTATGTGCTGGGAGGTGGCAAGTTGGACCAGGACACCATGGGTAGCCTGGCTGGCTTCCATCCTTCCTACCTGTGCTTCCTCAGTGCTGAGCAGCTGCACTCTGTGCCCTCCAGGGTCATGTG GGCCATCAGACCCCAGGACCTGGACTCATGTGGCCCTAGGCAGCTACATGTCCTCTACTCCAAGGCCTGCGTGACCTTCAGGAATATAAGCCAGCCTGAGTACCTTGGAAGAATCCGGGCTTTCCTGG GTGGGGCTCCCATGGAGGACCTGAGGACACTTATCCTGCAGAATATGACCATAGACATGGCCACATTCAAGAAGCTACAGGTTGAGGCTGTGGTG GGTCTGACCGTGTCTGAAGTACAGAAACTTCTGGGGCCATACGTCAGGGACTTGAAGGCTGAGGAAGAGGACAGCCCAGTGCAGGACTGGATCTCACAGCAGCGGCAGGAGGACCTGGAcaggctagggctggggctccaGGGTGGCATCCCCAATGGCTACCTTGTCCTGGACCTCCGTTCCCGAG AGGCCTTCTCTGGGGCGTGCCCCCTCCGTGGACCTGGACTCTTGCTTGCATCCATCCCAGCTGTACTCCTGGCTTTGACTCTGAGCTGA